A window of Campylobacter concisus contains these coding sequences:
- a CDS encoding DUF523 domain-containing protein yields MREKILISACLVGINCKFNGENNLLNKDLLDEISKRFHLLFVCPEVYGGLSTPREPAEMKNGAVVCKFSGKDVSENFKNGAEICLRIAKLNGCKKAILKSKSPSCGSGQIYDGSFSKRLILGDGITAKLLKENEILVYSEDEIVGLDV; encoded by the coding sequence TTGAGAGAAAAAATCCTAATAAGTGCTTGCCTGGTTGGCATAAATTGTAAATTTAACGGCGAAAATAATCTTTTAAATAAAGATCTTTTAGATGAAATTTCAAAGAGGTTTCATCTGCTTTTTGTTTGTCCTGAAGTTTACGGTGGACTTAGCACGCCAAGGGAACCGGCTGAGATGAAAAATGGTGCGGTTGTTTGTAAATTTTCAGGTAAAGATGTGAGTGAAAATTTCAAAAATGGAGCAGAAATTTGCCTAAGGATAGCCAAACTAAATGGTTGCAAAAAGGCTATTTTAAAATCAAAAAGTCCAAGTTGTGGAAGTGGGCAAATTTATGATGGAAGCTTTAGTAAGAGGCTTATTTTAGGCGATGGCATCACAGCAAAACTGCTAAAAGAAAATGAAATTTTAGTTTACAGCGAAGATGAGATAGTAGGGCTTGATGTTTGA
- a CDS encoding chemotaxis protein: MFDRLKDNIILEVIFKYIILLLLFICVIGLFMSGVLFLNGEMSENSLNLHIFFGFSLVFLTIVHSYVKKKKLKKLSLEFKNILNHKPVQMDCNTTRFLNALNDVKVGELSKKFGSDIVEILRSNDIKVKNENETMKQICKNNDEKMFYVFVLIVEAIFKNKEKN; the protein is encoded by the coding sequence ATGTTTGATAGGCTAAAAGACAACATTATACTTGAGGTGATTTTTAAATATATCATCTTGTTGCTACTTTTTATCTGTGTGATCGGTCTTTTTATGAGTGGCGTTCTTTTCTTAAATGGGGAGATGAGTGAAAATTCTCTGAATTTACATATTTTCTTTGGCTTTAGTTTGGTTTTTTTGACGATTGTCCATAGTTATGTTAAGAAGAAAAAGTTAAAGAAGCTAAGTCTTGAGTTTAAAAATATCTTGAATCACAAGCCAGTGCAGATGGACTGCAATACAACTAGGTTTTTAAACGCTCTAAATGATGTAAAAGTGGGCGAGCTTTCAAAGAAATTTGGCTCTGATATTGTAGAAATTTTAAGGTCAAATGACATAAAAGTAAAAAACGAGAATGAGACGATGAAACAAATTTGTAAAAACAACGATGAAAAGATGTTTTATGTTTTTGTTTTGATTGTAGAAGCTATTTTTAAGAATAAGGAAAAAAATTGA